A genomic segment from Malus domestica chromosome 05, GDT2T_hap1 encodes:
- the LOC114821367 gene encoding uncharacterized protein yields MGQLLDDVFRWFQHVNIGRCGDHTPVSPPTSLVLSLKLDFDCTNNQAEYEALVINLSVLHDLHAARVLVFGDSELVINQLNGTFRCMSCTLAPYHMVASYLAESFDGITFNHISRGWNTIADELAQIASEAQLLGGKSGPMIPVLRQSCPALVNQ; encoded by the coding sequence ATGGGACaattattggacgatgtatttcgatggttccaACACGTCAACATCGGCCGGTGTGGGGATCATACTCCAGTCTCCCCACCAACATCGTTGGTTCTTTCCCTCAAGTTGGATTTCGATTGTACCAACAATCAAGCCGAGTATGAAGCTCTTGTTATCAACCTTAGCGTACTTCATGACTTGCACGCTGCCCGCGTCCTCGTCTTTGGGGATTCAgagcttgtgattaaccaacttaatggcaCTTTTcgatgcatgagttgtactctggcgccctATCACATGGTGGCCAGTTACTTGGCCGAGTCATTTGATGGTATCACATTCAATCATATTTCCCGTGGGTGGAACACCATCGCAGACGAACTCGCTCAGATAGCCTCCGaagcacaactcctggggggcaagaGTGGACCAATGATACCCGTTTTACGGCAATCATGTCCAGCTCTGGTTAATCAATAA